The genomic segment GTACTAATAACAGTCTAACAGCCTCCCGGAGTCAGATGTTTCGGAGTCTGCCGAAACCTCTTATGCCGCAAGCCCCCGGGAGTTGAGATAGCGAATCAGCTTCCGTTTCGCCACAGGAAGCAATGTATCTGAGAAGGGGAAATCGAGCTGCGTGACAAAGTGATATGTGGCCGGGTTCGGCAGATCGCGGTTTTCGGTCACCAGGTCCAACTTGATGGTCGCGGGGGGCGCGGCTACCCTGCCTCGCGGAATACTCTTGAAATGGGTGGTCTTCAGGCTCTGATACCGCTCGTTCACACCGACAAGCACCGAGAACTCATAGCGAAGCACATGCAGTTCCATCATCTGGCGATCCGGAACCAGAAGGTATCCTTCCTTCAGGTACGACGGTACGATTCCGACCTCCTCCAGCTCCATATTGTCATCCACAAATTCGAAGATGGTACGCCCGACCTCGATCGCTTCCTGAATATGTGGCCGTGCCCACCGCAGCAACTCCTCGATGTGGGCCAGCTGATCGTCGTCCAGCTTCTCCTTCTCGTAGATCACCGTGCCGCTGCCCAGATCAATTCCGGATATGGCCCCGGGGAGCGCTTCTCGAATATCGTCGATCCCTCCGACCAGGCTCGACACTGTTTCGTGAAGCCCGATCAGATTACTCAGGTGGGGGTAAATGGAATTGTGCTTGAATGCTTCCCGGACGGACTTCAATTTTGCCAGGATTCGATACTGTGCCGACTCAACGTCCTTGCCGGCGGGCAAGAAAAGATCAAGGGTTAGCGGATTCATCATCGGTACCGTGGCGGGCCCAGACAACCGGTTTCGAGCCGGAACTCTAAGGTAGTATCGTCGAGGTCGTGCTCTGCTTAACGCTCGCTTCATGAGATCAAAGCTCGGCGGCGCCAACAGGTTCCTCTGTGGCAGCGCCTGAACCATACATGCAACTGTCGGTACAATCGACGCAACACGGTGGTAACGCCCGATGGAAGAACAGGCATATTCAAACATAGCGGCCTACCTCTTCGTCGATCTCGACGAAGCATGGATTCGGGAGCAGCGTCCGATTATCCGAGATCATTGCGTTGAGCGGGATCTGCGAGGGACCATCCTCCTGAGCCGCGAAGGGACGAACGTGTTTCTCTCCGGTCGTCCCGATGCGGTCAAGAACTTCTGGATGTTCTTTACGTCGCTTCCTCCATTTCGAGGTCTGACCTACAAAGAGAGCTTCAGCAACCGGCACGTATACAGACGCATGCTGGTGAAGGTCAAGCGGGAGATTATCTCCTTTGGTCGAGACGAAATCAGGCCGGCCATTTCTACGTCCAGCAGGATTCGCTCGAAGGAACTCAAGCAATGGATCGACGACGGTCGCGACATCCTGTTACTTGACACTCGCAACGACTACGAAGTGGAGCTTGGAAGTTTTCGCGGTGCAATCGATCTCAATATCAGCAACTTCCGTTCGTTTCCCGAAGCCGCAGAACTGCTGGGCGAGGATGTGCGAGATAAACCCGTGGTCACTTTTTGTACCGGAGGCATCCGCTGCGAAAAGGCCGCGCCGTTTCTAGAGTCGCTCGGATTCAATGAGGTGTACCAATTGGACGGCGGGATTCTGCAGTACCTCGAAGAGTGCGAAGGGGCCCATTGGGAAGGCGAGTGTTTCGTGTTTGATCAACGCGTAGCCGTCGACGCACTTCTTCAGGAGACAGACACGGAGTACTGCTTTCGTTGTCAGCATCTCCTTCGGCCGGACGATCTCTCGTCACCGCTGTACGAGGTCGGCGTGAGTTGCCCGTTCTGCGCATCACAGCAACACGGTCAGTAGTGCGTCACCGACGCGGCTGCTTGCGTGCAAGAACCTGGACAACAGCACTCCGTCCCTGATGAAACGTCCCCTCCGCAACGTGTCGCTCACGCTCTCGGCCGATCAAGAACTCCAGTCCCGTTAGTTCAGTCTTCAGTTCATCCAGAGTCACCAGCAGCTCTCGCTTCGGAGGCCCTCCTGTGCCAAGCGCAAGCTGTTGTGGGGTATAGGCTTCCAGAGCTAGTAAGCCCCCAGGCTTTAGTGCGCCGACAATACGTTTGTGAACTGATCGCCTCAAGGAAGGATCAAGGTGACAGAATATTGAGACTATTCCGTCCCATCGCTCACGTTCGAAATCAAAGTCTGTCAGGTCCGCCAATCGGGTCGTGATTCGTACTCCGTGTCGGGCCGCGAGATCATTTGCTTTCGCCAGGCCGACGCTCGAGTAGTCAAGCGCAGTTACATCATGACCGCGAAGCGCCAGGAATGCGGCGTTACGACCCTCCCCCTCTGCAATACAGAGAACCTTCCCGGTCGCCAGTCTTTCGGAAACGGAAACAAGAAAATCATTTGGTTCTGTTCCGTACGCGAACCCGTCGCCGCGGTAGCGTTGATCCCACATGTCAGGTCCAGTCATTGACTCACGCGGTCTGGTTTGGGTCGAAGACTGTTGTCGTATTCCGTAACTGTCGTCGATCGCATTTGCATCTCGTGCAGCCTTCGCATGTTCGCGATGAACTGTCGTGACAGAAGTGCGACGACTCATTAGATCGGAAACCGTCGCGACAAGAATTTCTTGCACGCAAACTTTTTTTTTGCTAACCATAGCCGATAACCGCCAAGCTACACTACTTTTAGGAAGCAACCTGTTTCCTACCCACCACTACCCCCAACCAAGAGGTTCAAAACAATGGCCACACGAAAGGCTACGGCCAAGAAGAAGACGGCTCGCAAACCTGCAGCCAAGAAGAAGAAGACCACTGCACGGAAACCTGCAGCGAAGAAGAAGACTGCACGCAAGTCAACCGCGAAGCGGAAGACGACTGCACGCAAGCCTGCGGCGAAGAAGAAGACTGCACGCAAGTCAACCGCAAAGCGGAAGACGACTGCGCGCAAGCGT from the Rhodothermales bacterium genome contains:
- a CDS encoding class I SAM-dependent methyltransferase; translated protein: MWDQRYRGDGFAYGTEPNDFLVSVSERLATGKVLCIAEGEGRNAAFLALRGHDVTALDYSSVGLAKANDLAARHGVRITTRLADLTDFDFERERWDGIVSIFCHLDPSLRRSVHKRIVGALKPGGLLALEAYTPQQLALGTGGPPKRELLVTLDELKTELTGLEFLIGRERERHVAEGTFHQGRSAVVQVLARKQPRR
- a CDS encoding sulfurtransferase; amino-acid sequence: MEEQAYSNIAAYLFVDLDEAWIREQRPIIRDHCVERDLRGTILLSREGTNVFLSGRPDAVKNFWMFFTSLPPFRGLTYKESFSNRHVYRRMLVKVKREIISFGRDEIRPAISTSSRIRSKELKQWIDDGRDILLLDTRNDYEVELGSFRGAIDLNISNFRSFPEAAELLGEDVRDKPVVTFCTGGIRCEKAAPFLESLGFNEVYQLDGGILQYLEECEGAHWEGECFVFDQRVAVDALLQETDTEYCFRCQHLLRPDDLSSPLYEVGVSCPFCASQQHGQ